A section of the Pseudomonas fluorescens genome encodes:
- a CDS encoding sterol desaturase family protein translates to MTHPTEAFRERYRAAVHPRYNPWLHAGFVLIYGVSCILLAWGSTQHIQAWEWLAIPLTLVFFNLCIYLVHRHLGHHKHGFAKLFYARHTGDHHSFFTPGHMTYDSPRDWRVILFPAWLIVLHSLAATLPAWWLLKQFNPNVAGLFAGCMILGYLLYETFHACEHLPPGHPLARLPWIRHMHQLHALHHRRELMQGRNFNIVLPLMDYLFGTLHWEPATTPSKDAREAP, encoded by the coding sequence ATGACCCATCCCACCGAGGCTTTTCGCGAACGCTACCGCGCCGCTGTCCACCCACGCTATAACCCGTGGCTGCATGCCGGCTTTGTGCTGATCTATGGTGTGTCCTGCATCCTCCTGGCCTGGGGCAGCACCCAACATATCCAGGCCTGGGAATGGCTGGCCATCCCCCTGACGCTGGTGTTCTTCAATCTGTGCATCTACCTTGTCCATCGCCACCTTGGCCATCACAAACACGGTTTCGCCAAGCTGTTCTATGCCCGTCACACCGGGGATCACCACAGCTTCTTCACCCCCGGCCATATGACCTACGACAGCCCCAGGGACTGGCGGGTGATCCTGTTTCCAGCCTGGCTGATTGTGCTCCACAGCCTGGCCGCCACCCTCCCCGCCTGGTGGCTGCTCAAGCAGTTCAACCCCAACGTGGCCGGGTTGTTCGCCGGGTGCATGATCCTGGGTTACCTGCTCTATGAAACCTTCCATGCCTGCGAGCATTTGCCGCCCGGGCATCCCCTGGCCCGCCTGCCGTGGATCCGCCACATGCACCAGCTCCACGCCCTGCATCACCGCCGTGAATTGATGCAAGGGCGCAACTTCAACATCGTGCTGCCGCTGATGGATTATCTGTTCGGCACGTTGCACTGGGAGCCCGCCACAACCCCTTCCAAAGACGCTCGGGAAGCACCATGA
- a CDS encoding SMP-30/gluconolactonase/LRE family protein, with amino-acid sequence MSQKIRHLLWLVLIAVVAFLLLMPTKVQPVNWAPPKAPSMQDGPYSENQRLKEVQRIGAQDIAGPEALLVDAQGWLVTGLHDGRIIRTAPDSNTLQVLANTGGRPLGLAQHPDGRLIIADGVKGLLALDARHTLSTLSTSANGLPFGFTDDVTVDAAGRYAYFSDASSRWGYGQDGEAVIEHGGDGRLLRYDFNNGQTEVLLNQLQFANGVALGPDEHYVLVNETGAYRISRYWLKGDKAGTHDLFIDNLPGLPDNLTFNGRDRFWVALYSPRNPLLDGLAGYPALRKMMVRALMVVPKPIERRAFVLGLDVHGQVIANLQDASAGNYSPITSAREDGEWLYLGSLKNTSMARLPLKRALAL; translated from the coding sequence ATGAGCCAAAAAATCCGTCATCTGCTGTGGCTGGTATTGATCGCCGTCGTCGCCTTTTTGCTGCTGATGCCCACCAAGGTCCAGCCAGTCAATTGGGCACCCCCCAAGGCGCCGTCGATGCAGGATGGGCCCTACAGCGAGAACCAGCGCCTGAAGGAGGTCCAGCGGATCGGCGCCCAGGACATCGCCGGGCCCGAGGCGTTGCTGGTGGATGCCCAGGGTTGGCTGGTCACCGGCCTGCATGACGGGCGGATCATCCGCACCGCACCTGACAGCAACACCCTGCAAGTGCTGGCCAACACCGGCGGCCGCCCCCTGGGCCTGGCACAGCACCCGGACGGGCGCCTGATCATTGCCGATGGGGTCAAGGGGTTGCTGGCGCTGGACGCCCGGCACACATTGAGCACCTTGAGCACCAGCGCCAATGGCTTGCCCTTCGGTTTTACCGATGATGTAACGGTGGATGCTGCCGGGCGCTACGCCTACTTCAGCGACGCCTCGAGCCGCTGGGGCTATGGCCAGGATGGTGAAGCGGTGATCGAGCATGGTGGCGACGGTCGGTTGCTGCGCTATGACTTCAACAACGGCCAAACCGAGGTGCTGCTCAATCAGTTGCAATTTGCCAATGGCGTGGCGTTGGGGCCGGATGAGCACTATGTGCTGGTCAATGAAACCGGCGCCTATCGCATCAGTCGCTATTGGCTCAAGGGCGACAAGGCTGGCACCCATGACCTGTTTATCGACAACCTGCCGGGGCTGCCGGACAACCTCACCTTCAACGGTCGGGATCGGTTCTGGGTCGCGCTGTATTCGCCGCGTAACCCCTTGCTCGATGGCTTGGCCGGTTACCCTGCACTACGCAAGATGATGGTGCGGGCGCTGATGGTGGTGCCCAAGCCGATAGAGCGCAGAGCCTTTGTGCTGGGGCTGGATGTGCATGGCCAGGTGATCGCCAACCTGCAGGATGCCAGCGCGGGCAACTATTCACCCATTACCAGCGCCCGCGAAGATGGCGAGTGGTTGTACCTGGGCTCGCTGAAGAACACCAGCATGGCGCGCTTGCCGCTGAAGCGGGCATTGGCTTTGTAG
- a CDS encoding histidine phosphatase family protein encodes MNSVVDINCTDGGREKTLKQLWLRFATLIALCLVVMGAMLWPTSPQNLGIDNRLVTSGALAAWHDGNLIVLVRHAERCDRSSNPCLGPADGLTRSGSVSATAVGTAFHTLGMSHSDVLSSPTTRTVQTSQFMFGDAHVLPDRLTLCGTTLAHDLPARKLAGRNLLLVTHSECIADLERVLGYPHADGAEYGSSLFVQVGSHGKLKVLGVLNSQDWASALGHL; translated from the coding sequence ATGAATAGCGTGGTCGACATAAATTGCACCGACGGGGGCCGGGAGAAAACCCTCAAGCAGTTATGGCTGCGTTTCGCTACGCTCATTGCCCTGTGCCTTGTCGTGATGGGCGCGATGCTCTGGCCTACCTCACCGCAGAACCTGGGCATCGATAATCGCCTGGTCACTTCCGGGGCGCTGGCGGCCTGGCACGATGGCAACCTGATTGTTCTGGTGCGCCATGCAGAGCGCTGCGATCGCTCCAGCAATCCCTGCCTGGGCCCCGCGGATGGTTTGACCCGATCCGGTAGCGTCTCGGCAACGGCTGTGGGTACCGCGTTTCATACCCTGGGCATGTCCCACAGCGACGTGTTGAGCAGTCCCACCACACGTACCGTGCAAACGTCGCAATTCATGTTCGGCGACGCCCACGTGTTGCCCGACCGCTTGACCTTGTGCGGCACAACCCTTGCCCACGATCTGCCTGCACGTAAGCTCGCCGGGCGCAACCTGCTGTTGGTCACCCACAGCGAATGCATCGCCGACCTGGAGCGGGTACTGGGTTATCCCCACGCCGATGGCGCCGAATACGGCAGTTCGCTGTTTGTCCAAGTGGGCTCCCACGGCAAGCTCAAGGTGCTCGGGGTACTCAACAGCCAGGACTGGGCATCAGCCCTCGGGCACCTTTAA
- a CDS encoding Lrp/AsnC family transcriptional regulator encodes MPVGLDRTDKALLNALQGNARLTVAELADRVSLTTSPCWRRVKNLEDSGVISGYQAILSPKALGYGVTAFVSIMMDTHSKEIARAFEQRLLDIPEIVACHNVSGRYDFLLEVVAKDLESFGEFAREVLQTLPCVKEIYSSFSYKSVRPLRVIPLPG; translated from the coding sequence ACTGGACCGTACCGATAAAGCCCTGCTCAACGCCCTGCAAGGCAACGCCCGCCTGACCGTCGCCGAGCTGGCAGACCGTGTGTCCCTGACCACCTCGCCATGCTGGCGCCGGGTCAAGAACCTTGAAGACAGCGGCGTGATCAGCGGCTACCAGGCGATCCTCTCGCCCAAGGCCCTGGGCTACGGGGTGACGGCCTTTGTCAGCATCATGATGGACACCCACTCCAAGGAAATCGCCCGGGCGTTTGAACAGCGGCTGCTGGACATCCCGGAAATCGTCGCCTGCCACAACGTGTCCGGACGCTATGATTTTTTGCTGGAAGTGGTGGCCAAGGACCTGGAATCCTTTGGCGAATTTGCCCGCGAGGTGTTGCAGACACTGCCGTGCGTGAAGGAAATCTATTCGAGCTTTTCCTACAAGTCGGTCAGGCCGCTGCGGGTGATTCCATTGCCGGGGTGA